From Podospora bellae-mahoneyi strain CBS 112042 chromosome 5, whole genome shotgun sequence:
GCGAGAGCACATGCACAACGTCATCCGCATTCTCCAGCAACATCTTGTCCCATGACTGCCTGTGCCAATCTGACACGGCCCCCTTGGGGTTGAACTGCTGCAAAAGGGAAGATACGTCATCGATGGCCAGCGTCTGGCCGTTTTCGGGCTCCCATTGCGTCGAGCTTGGAGGAGTCCAGATGTATTGGCCAATATCGCTGTGGACGTAATTGACGTGCATGGCACCCCCTGACTCCTGTCCTGATATCGCATCGGGGCACTCGACCAGGTCGATCTGAAAGCCGATAAAGTACCGTATCGTGTTGGGGTCATCCCACGGGATGGGAAtcatggtgaggaggttcaGGAAGGGCTTGCCGCCCTTCCGATAGTTGATAAGACTTTGCTGAATCTCGCGGCCTTCAGCAATGGCGTTCTTGAGCTTGAAGACGGCGTGGTTCTCGACAAACTCTCGCTTTGTGCCCGCCTCGACCTTACCAGTGGGACTTTGGAGGAAGCGGCAGTTTTGTCCCACAATCTCGTGGCGAACGTAGCCCGTCAGGTTCTGGAAGTTATCCGACACGTAAATGATAGGGCAGTCTTGTAACTCAACGTCGCACACGACGAAAGCACAAGACATGTCCACAGCACCAATTTGAAGCTGTGCGTTTTTCCGCGTTGCCACGTACCACAGGGCCCGGAGCATGTCAAATCCGCTCTTGGAATATATGCTCTTTTCTTTGGAAGCATGTAGGCTGTCCGGGAGTGCCGGACCAACCGTGGTGGCTGGTGCTTGAGGGGTCGACACTGTCGCTACAGCACTGGGTTGGGCAGCACCCATCCCGGACAAGGTGTGACTGGTTCCTGACGCTGGCGAGCGGTAGGCTGTAGTGCCTGAAATCTCGCGTGTTAATGGCGGTGGCATGCTAGGCTGGAATTGGTTCATCTGAGAGTCCAACGTCAGATTATGCGGTCTCTGCTGAGGGCGATTGCCAAATGCGTCTTCCACGCCTGACATGTCGTCgctcgtcaaagtcaaaggGGTGGTACCCATTCCCATGTCCATTGAAAAGTCAGGCGTAACCGAATCCATAGTCGTGGGAGGGTACTGGTGACCGAGGCCGGGCGAGTTAAAGAGGTTGAGTGAGGCAGGGTCGGTTCCCATCGCCTCCATGTTTAGACTTGAAAAGGCCATCATGTTGCCCATAATGTCTGGTGAAAGCGAAGCGAAGTCGTTTTGGTCCGACATGGCCATGAGTCCAGGCTGTGAATAGGGGCCAGAGCTCCCTGGCATGCTCGTCGGCATAGCTCCGAACCCCGCCATTTGAGGCGAATTCATATTTCCAAACTGGAAGTCCTGGTAATGGTCCGGGCTCCCAAAATCCATCATGGACAGGCGGCGATCCGCATCGGTTGTGAGCATGGCACCACCCTGAAAAGACTGAGGtatgcttctcctcctccgttgAAGCTCATTATTGTTCTGACGGACAATCTCGTCCAGTGAGTCCGACACACCGGACAGGCCCGTCGTATTGATCATGCCCAGGTTCCGGCCGGCGTTTTGCTGCTGACCTCGGCGCTGAGCCTCCTCCTGGGCGAGCTGAGTCGTGTAAAaattgttgttgttcatgGCGACCACGTTAGAATCGTTGCGCGCGCGATGGAGTGTGCGTATCTGAACGTGGTGCGTGTGGTggtgcgtgtgtgtgcgtgtgtgtgacCGGGAAGCCAAGTCTGTCCCTCAGCAATCAGGTAACCTAGCTATCATTGCCCCATCGAAGGACGGGGCGGCCTTGACGTCTCTCTATCGGACCAGATGGGCGGCGGCATCGAACTACTGccaagggaaggggggggcggggggggcggcggcagctACCGGGGAGAGTGACCCGAGGCGGTCTGGATTTGGCGTAGGGCTCCGAAACGCAAGCAACGACGATAGAGAGAGAAAAATACGGCAGTGGCGGTCTATTTGTCATCTATCAGCTCCCGGACTCCCCGACGTTCTCGTTGAGCCCAACGAGTATATGCCATCTGCGGCAGCACTATGACAGAGGAGGCAggggaaaagaaacaaaaaagcaAAGTTGGcagtgatggtggaggagtatGCGGACGGTAGAGATCGAACGTTACACACCCGTTTTCGAGATGCCCAAGCAGGGTTTAGGTATAGAGGCAGGGACAAGGAGAGGATGCGGACGAGAATGGGAAATGCTGGGTTAAGGTAAGGTAAGTCGACTCggagacagacagacagaagcAGATGGACGATGTCGTCCGAGGTTTGGCgccgttgttgctgctggttgcGTGTGAAAGCGGTCCGCGGGGGCGTTGGTGCCAGGTCCCACGACACGCGAGACGAGGCAGCTATTCGACGGCGAGAGTGTGCGATGCAGATGGGCGGGCGGCGGCAGGCGGACGAGGACGTCGGACGTCGTCGGGATGCGGTTGATGATAAAGGTGCAGTAGTGAGTGGAAAGTTGACTCTGCAGCGCACAACGGGGTTAGAGTCCCCGGAtgttcctcccccccggTTCCCGTCCTTCCTTAAACCCACCCGCTGGCAGCATTCCTAAGCTGGCAGAGCGGGGCCACCCAGGGCACACCGGCGGCCGTGGGGATTCACAAGTCCCCGTCCGAGCCCAATCAGACCATTCAGATGCTGCCCAGAGAGAGGGGATAACTGGAGAACACGCCACTTAAACCCCCTTACGTAAGCCTGCCGGAGAGACACCCCACTCTTGTGTAGCACGTCCGTCTCAAGGGCTTCATTGGCTGAATGAAACAATGGATGCGCTTTTCATAGTTGCTGATGGAAGATGCTCAGCAtttccatccatcatcccattCCCCGACATATGCAATGCCAGTCCCCCATAGGTCATAGGTCCCCATGCTCAGTCTCCGGCTCCCCGTGCCGCAGCAGACAATGCCATGCCGCTGTGGCAAATGCCATCCCAATGAATCCCATCCCAATCTGTCATCTCACATTTCTCCATCATCCGAAGCCACACGCCCATACCCATCCGGCCCATTGTCCGTCCATATGTCGGCAGTTCGATTGGTCTAGATCCATTGCCGCCACTCTTCAAAACTGTCTCTCTCGCTTTCTCTCGGCCGGGATGCAATCCGACCTACACAATTCCCGTGTCAGCTTCCATGTCCGGCGTTGGCGAACCCCTATTGTGTCCGCTTCGAGCCCGATGACGTGTGAAGTCATACAAAGCCGTTCGACCCTGCCAAGGCATTGCGGGCTGAGAAGGACCCTTCATCACTTGCTCTGCTGGGACTATGCCTGTTGGCCGAGAGACATGTGAATATACGATTACGCCCAAAGGGACCTAGAAATATGTAactgttttttttggttcgCTTCATGTTGATTCGCTCTGAGACATGTCGAAGCGGAAGCTTTACCTGGCTAATATGACATGTAACTCGTACATGCCAATGACCGATCGGACGAACAAACATGGTATCATGCCCGTGAACTCCAAAaaacttcctcctccgtccctGCCCCTTTTCTCAATCCCTACCATCCGACCCTTTCCTTCAGGGTCCCAAACTCCTATCCGCGGCCTGCCCTTACACGCGTGTCTTTGCCAAAGGACAGCTTCACTCGCAGATACTGAGGTATCGCGTCCATCACGACCGGGCTTGGGAACTAACCGAAATGGGCGCGGATGGTTTGCTGAGCCTCGGGTGAGAACTGAGAGAGCAGTGGTGATGGGTCAGTGGCGGTGCCCTCCAAGAGAAGCTTGGTCGCTGCCACTACACGAGCCGCATTCTGCCCGCTCAGCGTCTCTCCCTCGAGAGCCTGTGCAACGTAGACGAAAATCTGTGCGGCCCGCCCGGCCACGGCGATGGAAGCATGTTGCCTACAGGAAGCTGTTAGTCCAGAGTACCTTGTGAATCACATGACTCATGGGAAAAGCGGTAACTTACTTGCTAATCAAGTCGGCGAGATAGAGATAGCCATATGGCGCTGCTTCCTCGTCGTTGCAGATGGGGAGGTAATTTATCCACTGATCAATGAtttggttggggtttggcaCTGCCGAGGCGTTGTAGTGCAGGATCTTCGCAATGGCAGCGCATGCGTTCTCGGTGGCGTAGACATTGTCTTCGTTCCGCGCATCAGGGACCTGCATGAGCTGGAACAAGTACTGCAGTGTTCCGGCCAGGAACGTGGCCCACTGCTCACCACCATGACGAGCAGCCACACCGATGCCATAAGCCGCAGCCTGGCGGATAGCCGGCGAGGGGTCCTGGCAACCACGCACGAGCGCCTCGCTAATCATAGGAGCATAGTTGCCACTGCGAGCACCGCAGTACTCAAGGACGTCGTCCATGATGCAAAGGCCCCATTGACGCTGCGTTGGGTCATCCGACTTGAGGAAACCTTGATATGTGTCGGCGAGACGCTCAAAGTAGGGAAGGAAGCTCTCGCCGTGGTGCTTGAAGACGCAGTGGAAGGCCTTGTTCATATCCGAGAGAAGAGTCTGGTCGTCTTCGATGGCCATCAAGAGTTCCTCAgcgtcatcctcggcatcgtcaGTACCACCAGCGCGGTGCTCCTCTTCGCGCTGAGCAACACGGTCCTTGTAGTCATCAAGGGTAGAAGTGACTGAATCGATAAACTTGCCCATGCGCTCAGGGCTAAGGCAGGGCCCACCGATAACCTCGACAGACTCGTAAAAGCACTGATACATCTCCGCCAAGGTATCGACAGCGGGCTCAGCGGAAAGAACTTCAAGGAGCTTGTCAATGGTCTTGTCCCACAAAAGCCTGAGCTGGTCCGAGGCGGGTCCATAGGCTTTCTGGACGCAGCTCAGAAGCTGTGGCACGAGCTTGGCAGAAACATATCTGACAGGATCATGGAAGAAGAATGCCAGGCCGGGGAGAGCGATCTTCTCCATGATCTGATCGGCATAGGGCGCAAACTCATCCTCAAGAACCTGGGCGTAAACAACCAGGAGCTCAATGGCCATATGTTTGTCCTCCATCGAGCTAGTTCTGATTCCAATCGTCTTTCCACGGAGAGGCACCAGCTCCCAgccctcttcttgctggaaCTTCTCAACCTgatcctcgtcgtcgagaAGCTGAATGTCAGCCTTGGCGCTGGCCATCtcgagaagaggaggcatGACCTTGGGCAGACAAGGGAGGAAATTTTTGCCCATGACGCGGCACATTCTACCCCAGCAGTGCATAAGATACTGGGCCTGAGGGTCATCAGCCTCGGTAACATTGTCCTGGATGGATCCGAGAAGTTGGACAAGCATGGCGGCGTCGTTGCCCAAGCGCTGCTGGCCAACAGCGAGAGCAATAAGAGTCGCGCACTCCATAGCCTTTGCGCGAAGGAGGCGGTACTCCTTGTCGTTCTCGCGCTGCAATACGCTAACCAACATGGGCATCAGAGTATCGTAATATCTGGCAAACGCCTGCTCGGCCGCGTCGGCAATAGTGGCGATGGTCGAGAGTGCTTGCTCCTGCACGTACCGCTTCTCGTTCTGGAGGAGCTCATAGAgcttggtgaggaggccgTCCAGGTACGGCTCCAAGACGctcttctcggcctcttcGCAAAAGTTGACCAAAGCGGCCGCAGCGTGCGACTTGACTCTAGCCTCGGGCGAGTCCAAGACTGGCACGATAGCGGTCAGAACAACATCGTAAAATTCCTGTTGCATCTTTGGCGCAAAGTCAGTGCTCATCTGGCCCAGAGCATTGCACCCGGCCCATCGGACACGAGGATGGGGGTCCTTCAGGGCCGGAACAACGAGCTTCAAAACCTGCTCGAGTTCCCCAATCATCTGGTCGCGACAGCCTTCCGAGATGGCAGAAATAGCCATGAGAGCCGCGTGCCTGTCCCTCCAAGCAGGGGACTGCATCATGCGTGGGAGCCAGGCAAAGGTGGGCTGCAATACGACCATGCCCCCCATCTTGTTCGCCAAGCGGTCCATGCAGTGCTCTCCAGCTACGTGGTTGTTGTCACTTTCCTGGTCTTCAAGATCGTCGGCCCCAAGCCaatcagcagcatcatcgtcatcctcgccaatgTCGGTCATCAAACTGAGGCACTGAGTGATCATATCCTCGGTGTACTTGGGATCTTTTCTGCACATGGATGGGGCGTAATCAGCGAAAGTAGCCATGAGCTCCAAAGCATTCTGTCTGCAAAGGTCACTAAGCTCCTTGTCTTGGATCACGGCGATGGAGAACTGGACGAGTCCGCTGAAGTTTGGCTTGAACATCTTGGGCGAGCTTTCGGCGAGGTCGATGAGGGCCACCAAACCTTTGCTCAAGTCGTCGGAATCTTGAGCTTGCTTGATTGGTGGCAGAATGTTGAGAATTTCGGGAAGGAGACCAAAGTACTTGGCCTGGTTCTTCCTGCTGAGGTTGCGGAAGAAAGAAGCGAAGGCCTCCATGGCGGCAAGGCGAACCTATTCATGTCAGTATAACAAACCCTCAACTATTTTCCAAACAGGACTTTCATACTGAAACTGATTCGTCCTTGAAGGCCTGGGCGAACACGCCAGCTACCTGCTCTTCATGCTGTCTCTCAATAATGCCGGGGGTAGTTGTGAACACTCGGAAGGCGGTTTCGCGCTTGCCAGCATCAGGGGCCTGGCTGAGCTGAAAGAGCACTTGCAGCAGGTCTGGCCAGGAATCGTCTACAAGCACGTTAGTGGTAGCGCAATTCAGGAGGAAAGGCAGGTCTAGACGAACTGCTATCGTAGTACTGTCTGGCAATCTCGGCAACCGCGTCACTGATCTTGTTCCGGACGTTCTTATCTGTCTCGGCAAGCAATGTCTTCAGAAGCTCGTTGCGGATGGCCTGGCAAGACACGGCTCCCAGGGAGATAAAGAGGTCAACATTTTCGGAGCTTGGTGTTTTGCGAGTCTTGGATGCTATGCGACGGAAGATGACAGCTGCAAATGTGCGAACCTAGGAAACAAGATATCAGCATGATGGCGTTGGTTCACAGGCAAACCAGAGAGGACGAGACGTACCGAGACATCAGGGGAGCTGCTGATCTGCTCGGCCAAGCCCATTAATAGGTATTCTGGCCGCTGGCTTGTCCACTGATTCTGCAGAACCTCCTCGGCTTGTGAGCGGACAATGTTGTCTGATGACTGAAGCTGCTGGAGTAGCTGGCCCAGTTGGGCGCTAACATCTGCGGGCAGAACAGAAGACATGATGTTGTCTGAATCTAAGTTGTATGAGCTGAGAGGCGCTCAAGGGGCCTGCCGATGCCGTCGTGCTCCAAAGTGGACGTCGTCTGTTTTAGTCAGGACAAAACCAAACTGAGACGTCGAGTGAGCTTTGGGCTCCGGATATGGAAGGACGCGTCGGCGGGATCGTCGCTacctggggaggaggggggggcgcTAGACTGGTCGTCTGGAATGTCGAGGGCGAGATGCTCTGTGGGAGACGCGTCGGGAGTGAAAAAGCGCGGCGGCTCGTTAAGTGGGTaaatgttgttgttgactcTCTGGGCGAGTCGTCgtgagaggggggttttggtctgtgaagtgggagggagaggggagtgCGACGATGGTCAATAATTTTTTGATTGGATCAGGGCTGTTGAGgagtgggggaggggcagtCAAGACAGCTGGCGGAGGGGAAATTTGGTGTTCGTGCAGTGCCAGCGGGTCCCGCAGTTCTACTCAGACAGAATCTCCCAGGGTAGTCTAATCTGTCTTGACAAGAGAGGATGACGGTCGAATGCAATATGTGAAGAGAGGGTTAATTTTGTGTTTGCAAAGCAAGGGAAAAAAGCACAAGCAACAGAGGGTTTTGAATGTTCACAAGCTTTAGTTCCGGGTGTGgcttgtgtgtgtggttgtggtaACAACCTTTGGTGTGGCTGAATGAAGGCGAAACTGAAATATGGTCGTCTGAGTGTGAACACGAGCAAATGGCGTGAACGCCTATCTCTCGACAACTGATGCCTGGCCAGCAGGAAAGATAAATATCTCTCCCGACGTGGCTTGTGTGTAGAAATCTGAAAATTTCATTCATCTCACTTCCATGGCTTAAAGTATGATAGGGCTGAGATTATAGACCGGCTAGGCAGGTTGGTCACTTGTCACTCACTGCCCTTGCTTGAACTTTATGGTTGGGTGACAACGCATCCAGCTCGTTCCTGACATCCAATTCCATGGATGCCAGCTGTCAGCTTTTCCATTTGCAGTGCACGCcgcccaaaccaccaacgCCCTCCGGTTGCTTTTAGTTTtcacctccagcttcacaAAGGAAACATTTCCCACGATGATATCAGGAGCTCTATTAGGTGGTGTCATTGGTGGGTGGGGCATATCTATCACCAACATAGTGTAGAGAGGAGTGTGCGATCTGCATGAGGTACAATTGGGACGATATGCCTGTATTTTGCATCCCAGACTTTGAACATGTTTACTCTCTCTGGAGATACTACAGCAACCGTTGCAGCGAGCCGGTGAATATATCGATGGTACCGCCGGCGTCAAAGACAACCGTCAAGCTGGGCTGTTGGGCCAAGCGGTGATAACAGCGAAAGGTCATTCCGATAAGAAATATTGCGGGGTTGTAGAGTCATCAGGCCAGGGCTGGCCTGACATTCACAGCAGGATATCTGGAACAGAGGAGGTGATGCCGGAATATACAGAAACCCCAGCACAGCCTCCAAATATCGCCAGTTGTCTCTGAAAAGTATACAGGTTGGCCAGCCAGGAGTCACCGCATTGCTCCCCTCTGCTGCAGCATGGATCTGTTTATGATTCTGATGCTGACCCCGCATCGCCCTGGAGCTCCGTCATAGCACCCGTGCCACCCTTGTTCAAAGCGACCACCTCAACAGACAGTCAGAGACAACAACCACTCGTTGTTCCTCTCCTTGACCACCCAACAGtgacctgacctgacctACAGCTCTGACACAACTCTGAATCCCAAACTTTGACATCTCAAATGAGCCCACCGTCGAGTCTTACATAAACCGAATCCTATCGAGAACTATCATCAGCTACCACCCACCATGGACATCCCTGGTGCTCAAGAGAGCGCTGCCAACAGTTCCAACAGCTCACTGGGCGCAACTCTCTCGACTTCCCAGACTGAGCGCAACAAATCTGGCCATATTGCTGCTCATAGACAGAGCTTTGCCGAGGACCAGAgacgccctcctccttcccctcgcAGCCATCGACACCCATCTCTCACCCAACAAGCCGTCCAAGAGCTTATgaaccaccccccaatcAACCGACACGCCAATCCCCAGTATGCCGGTAGGAACTGGCAGGAGATTGCAGTGGGGGAATTGGCTGTGGCAGATGATGTGAAGTGGACCGATCTTGACGAGAGTGTTCAGGATGCCACGCTGGTATGTTTCTTAGCTACTTACTCCAATGCGACCCGGCTACTCCATGCTGATCCCTCACCTCTCGGTAGACACTCCTCAAAAACCATCCCACCAATGCGGTCCTTGTACGAGAGACCCCCACATCAAAACGAGCCATGTCCACGTTTGACTACAGCGATCTGAACGCCTACttattggtggtggtcgggcTTGCGAAacctgaggaggagcagatcGAGCTATACGACCACATCGCGAAGAGTGCCCAGGCCCAGACACCTGTAACGCTCCGGGAGATCCAGCCTATTCTGAAGAAGAGCGAACTGGTAGCTTTGCCGGCCGAGGCAACTCTGGACGCGGCTGTGGAGGCTTTCGGAAGCGGCATCCATCGGTTACTGATTACCAACAGCGCTGGAGAGGTTATTGGAATTCTGAGCCAGCTCCGTCTGCTCGAGTTCTTCTGGAAGGAAGCGGTCAATTTTCCTGTTATTGACCGTCTGTACGGGAGCGTGCTGCGAGATCTTCAGATTGGTAGCACTCAGATCATCGCTGTCAAGTAAGTCGTCGTCGCATCACTTGCTAAGTTCCTGTTCCGGTTATCGGGCTAACTTGGGATCCTAGTGCCGATGGGCCTCTCGCTGATGCCCTTCTGTTGATGCACAACGAGGGCCTGACTTCGGTTGCAGTGGTCGATCAAGGCCTCAACGTGCTCGGGAATATTTCAACAGCAGATCTGAGGCTTTTGACCAGTACGAACAACCTGCCCCTTCTCAAACGCTCGTGCATGCACTTCATCAGCGTTATCCTCAACGAGCGTGGCGTCGAACATGGCCGTGATTCTTTCCCGGTTTTTTACGTCAATCCTTACTCCACACTTGCGCACACAGTGGCCAAGCTCGTTGCGACAAGATCTCACCGGATGTGGGTTGTCGAGACGGCTTCACCTTCCCCTAGTGCTCCCGCTACACCGTTACTCCAGCCGGTTCAGCTGGGAGTTACGGCTGCAACGGCTCCTCCACCTACGTCAGTCACTGGTGTTGGGTCGTCATCAAGCCCTGGCCCACAACCAACTGTTCTTGTTTCTTCGCAAACCCCCTCAGCGCCCCAATCGCCGCTGCCAGGACAGTCATTCTCTTCGGTGCCTTCTGCCAGCTTGCCTGGGGCACATGTTTCTGGGAGGTTGTCCGGGGTTGTCTCGCTGACAGATGTGCTGAATCTCTTTGCCAAATCGAGTGGGCTTCGGCCTTCGGATCCCTCGGAACAGAGGGCTCGGAGAAGACGGAGCTCGAGTGCATCTGTCCGGCCAAGTTTGGATGCGGGGAGAGGAAGCGTTGACTTTAGGAGGTAGTACATCTTTTATGGCTGAAGCATGGAAAATACTGTCATTACTCAGCACGAGCCTCTCCTGTATTGTTGCATtgtgttgggaggggaagagagtGGCATTCGCCTTTTTTGGAGGAAGAAAGGAGGGCATCATGACAGAATTCCTAATTATGCGAATCACACAAGTTTCATACTGTTTCTGGGAACGATGGCGAAAACAGACAGACctatgatgatgatgacggcaTGGGCGGGACTCGTCTTGATAGCACAGAATCAATTGATATTAGAAGTTGGAAATAAAAAACCTCATGAGTTTGTACTATACTAAAAACTTTGTGTCTCGAACCATTTTCGTCTCTCTACTCCTTATAattcaaccccccaccaaagcTAACCTCGCTGTTtttgccggcggtggtgaccATCTCGCCTTCTGTTTTTCCGGTCTCAAAGGCGCAGCGTCCCATGTCTAGCTTTTTGACGGGGATGGCAGAGGGAGAGATGTCAAAGTCGAAGATGTCTATCGGCAGACCCAGGGTGGTGCAGGCGTTGGGGATGTCGACGATGCCGGCGACGTGGCCCTGGATGGGGGcgcaggagaggaggaggtagattTGGTAGTCGGAGTAGCCGAAGCGGCGGAGGTATTCGATGCAGCGGAGGGTGGTCTGGCGGTAGGCCACCGCCACGTCGAGGTAGTGCTGTTTGCCGTGTTGGTCGACGGAGAAGccctaggtacctaggcGTTAGCgagagggatggggagggggaaaggggagggggttacCTCAAAGTAAATGTACCTCCCTGGACCAAAATGGGGCTCTACCGGACCGGGGATGTAAATCGGGGATGTGAGAGAGAGCTGGGAAACGCCGGACTTGATGACGGAGAAGTTGATCGTGATTATCCCTGCCATCTCGATGGCGCCGCAAAAGGAGATCTCGCCGTCGCCTTGGGAGAAGTGGAGGTCGCCTACGGAGAAGTTGGCGCCGGGGACGTGGACGGGGAGGTAGACTTTCGAGCCGCGGGAGAGGTTTTTGATGTCGCAGTTGCCGCCGTGTTCGGGGCGGCCGGGGATTGTGCGTGCGCCTTGGAGGccgactttttcttttgtatTTGGGTCTGCGGAGCCGGCGTGGAcgttgaggggttgggggctgGGTGTTGGGTTAGtagggaaagaaaaagggggaaggggaggcaaACGGCAGGGCGACGTCTCGGTCGAGCTTGTTGGCGGCGATGAGCTCGGCTTCGCGCTTGTTCCAGGTGTCGAGGACTTCTTGGGAGGGAGCACAGCCGAGGATGccggggtggatgaggcCGGCGAACTTGACGTGGGGGATGTGGCGGGAGGTGCAGTAGATGCCTTCAAAGTCCCAGATGGCTTTGGCTGCGGAGGGGTAGAGCTCGTCAAGGAAGCCACCCTTTCGTTTTGTTGTCAGCATGAGATGGGGAGAGAACGGGAGGAAAGGGCAACATACACCATTGGACTTGTCAAAGATGCCCGTGAAGCCCCATGGCTGGTCCTCAAAGGGCTGGACGTCCATGATCTCTACGAGAAGAGCATCACCTGGCTCGGCGTTTTCAATGGCGAACGGGCCGGACAGGTAGTGAACACGGGTGAGGTCGACATTCTTGATGTCATCCGCGAAGTCGTCGTTCTTGATTTGGCCTCCGGTCCAGTCCAGGCATTCAATCTTGACCGTCTCGCCATCTTTGATGGTGGCTGCTGGAGGGATGTCTGGGTGCCACCTGTTCTGTAGGAGGGTTCCTGGGTGTTAGTCAACATGtccaagatgaagaaggagagcCATGAGAAAAGTTACATGAAGGTATGGCTGCTCAGAAGCCGGCTTGTCAAAGTCAACCTTGCAAACGGTGCGGATAGCGGACTTGCCCATGGCTACTAATGAGGTTAAGAAAGACACGGAaaaaggaaggggaaagTATCAACTGCTTGGATATTAAGTATCATACGACTCATGCAAGAC
This genomic window contains:
- the SDS23 gene encoding cell separation during budding (EggNog:ENOG503NU9M; COG:C); this translates as MDIPGAQESAANSSNSSLGATLSTSQTERNKSGHIAAHRQSFAEDQRRPPPSPRSHRHPSLTQQAVQELMNHPPINRHANPQYAGRNWQEIAVGELAVADDVKWTDLDESVQDATLTLLKNHPTNAVLVRETPTSKRAMSTFDYSDLNAYLLVVVGLAKPEEEQIELYDHIAKSAQAQTPVTLREIQPILKKSELVALPAEATLDAAVEAFGSGIHRLLITNSAGEVIGILSQLRLLEFFWKEAVNFPVIDRLYGSVLRDLQIGSTQIIAVNADGPLADALLLMHNEGLTSVAVVDQGLNVLGNISTADLRLLTSTNNLPLLKRSCMHFISVILNERGVEHGRDSFPVFYVNPYSTLAHTVAKLVATRSHRMWVVETASPSPSAPATPLLQPVQLGVTAATAPPPTSVTGVGSSSSPGPQPTVLVSSQTPSAPQSPLPGQSFSSVPSASLPGAHVSGRLSGVVSLTDVLNLFAKSSGLRPSDPSEQRARRRRSSSASVRPSLDAGRGSVDFRR
- the PSE1 gene encoding importin subunit beta-3 (EggNog:ENOG503NUCV; COG:U; COG:Y), producing the protein MSSVLPADVSAQLGQLLQQLQSSDNIVRSQAEEVLQNQWTSQRPEYLLMGLAEQISSSPDVSVRTFAAVIFRRIASKTRKTPSSENVDLFISLGAVSCQAIRNELLKTLLAETDKNVRNKISDAVAEIARQYYDSNDSWPDLLQVLFQLSQAPDAGKRETAFRVFTTTPGIIERQHEEQVAGVFAQAFKDESVSVRLAAMEAFASFFRNLSRKNQAKYFGLLPEILNILPPIKQAQDSDDLSKGLVALIDLAESSPKMFKPNFSGLVQFSIAVIQDKELSDLCRQNALELMATFADYAPSMCRKDPKYTEDMITQCLSLMTDIGEDDDDAADWLGADDLEDQESDNNHVAGEHCMDRLANKMGGMVVLQPTFAWLPRMMQSPAWRDRHAALMAISAISEGCRDQMIGELEQVLKLVVPALKDPHPRVRWAGCNALGQMSTDFAPKMQQEFYDVVLTAIVPVLDSPEARVKSHAAAALVNFCEEAEKSVLEPYLDGLLTKLYELLQNEKRYVQEQALSTIATIADAAEQAFARYYDTLMPMLVSVLQRENDKEYRLLRAKAMECATLIALAVGQQRLGNDAAMLVQLLGSIQDNVTEADDPQAQYLMHCWGRMCRVMGKNFLPCLPKVMPPLLEMASAKADIQLLDDEDQVEKFQQEEGWELVPLRGKTIGIRTSSMEDKHMAIELLVVYAQVLEDEFAPYADQIMEKIALPGLAFFFHDPVRYVSAKLVPQLLSCVQKAYGPASDQLRLLWDKTIDKLLEVLSAEPAVDTLAEMYQCFYESVEVIGGPCLSPERMGKFIDSVTSTLDDYKDRVAQREEEHRAGGTDDAEDDAEELLMAIEDDQTLLSDMNKAFHCVFKHHGESFLPYFERLADTYQGFLKSDDPTQRQWGLCIMDDVLEYCGARSGNYAPMISEALVRGCQDPSPAIRQAAAYGIGVAARHGGEQWATFLAGTLQYLFQLMQVPDARNEDNVYATENACAAIAKILHYNASAVPNPNQIIDQWINYLPICNDEEAAPYGYLYLADLISKQHASIAVAGRAAQIFVYVAQALEGETLSGQNAARVVAATKLLLEGTATDPSPLLSQFSPEAQQTIRAHFG
- the WC-1 gene encoding White collar-1 protein light receptor (COG:K; EggNog:ENOG503NW67), whose product is MNNNNFYTTQLAQEEAQRRGQQQNAGRNLGMINTTGLSGVSDSLDEIVRQNNNELQRRRRSIPQSFQGGAMLTTDADRRLSMMDFGSPDHYQDFQFGNMNSPQMAGFGAMPTSMPGSSGPYSQPGLMAMSDQNDFASLSPDIMGNMMAFSSLNMEAMGTDPASLNLFNSPGLGHQYPPTTMDSVTPDFSMDMGMGTTPLTLTSDDMSGVEDAFGNRPQQRPHNLTLDSQMNQFQPSMPPPLTREISGTTAYRSPASGTSHTLSGMGAAQPSAVATVSTPQAPATTVGPALPDSLHASKEKSIYSKSGFDMLRALWYVATRKNAQLQIGAVDMSCAFVVCDVELQDCPIIYVSDNFQNLTGYVRHEIVGQNCRFLQSPTGKVEAGTKREFVENHAVFKLKNAIAEGREIQQSLINYRKGGKPFLNLLTMIPIPWDDPNTIRYFIGFQIDLVECPDAISGQESGGAMHVNYVHSDIGQYIWTPPSSTQWEPENGQTLAIDDVSSLLQQFNPKGAVSDWHRQSWDKMLLENADDVVHVLSLKGLFLYLSPSCKKILEYDTNDLMGNSLASICHPSDIVPVTRELKEAQANVPVNIVFRIRRKNSGYTWFESHGTLFSEQGKGRKCIILVGRKRPIFALSKRNLDQHGGIGDSEIWSKVSTSGMFLYVASNVRSLLDLERKDLEGTSMQDLMRKESRVEFGRTIEKSRRGKIASCKHEIQNKRGQVLQAHTTFYPGDAEEGQKPTFLLAQTKLLKASSRAIAPAGKTGASVASVSDDGQQMTGIVMGHTKTISTEGALISQPAGQLIGGTQDIALASDDNIFDELKTTRCTSWQYELRQMEKVNRLLAEELAQLLSNRKKRKRRKGGGNMVRDCANCHTRNTPEWRRGPSGQRDLCNSCGLRWAKQRDAQTGRVSPRNSNRGGDAQSKKSNSPSHASPLQREVSSNSTKPATTDTPPTEPGSKSTTATPTNVLTPSDNGSSGFPTPTAGGNGSSKTGATSSASPDIKSENGGGGPPQSQPMLEGGSGLGGSGMEMTSIREEREMSA